In a single window of the Polycladomyces zharkentensis genome:
- a CDS encoding FAD-dependent oxidoreductase codes for MVVGDFANEVDVLVIGGGPGGYVAAIRAAQLGRKVTLV; via the coding sequence ATGGTAGTGGGAGATTTCGCAAACGAAGTCGACGTGCTGGTCATCGGCGGCGGTCCCGGCGGCTACGTGGCCGCCATCCGGGCCGCCCAGCTGGGACGCAAAGTGACGCTGGTCG